The Struthio camelus isolate bStrCam1 chromosome 12, bStrCam1.hap1, whole genome shotgun sequence genome includes a window with the following:
- the LOC104148394 gene encoding ras-related and estrogen-regulated growth inhibitor-like protein isoform X2, which translates to MVWSPRIPWVLWEAVAEPLGPPARDSPARHGSAAPAAPECQLHPRPSCPPGGAWPRCPENGSKRARHGSGQRGEVRRFIGEYGDMEFIYSHNLTVDGREILFHIWDVPYSQDQADEGSSEEKRIQWADSFVLVYSICDRASFNILPLKVQFIKAAKEGLSQEKVPIVIVGNKRDLHHQRVVSSEEGRLLALSLDCGFYEVSAAEAYHGALMVFHGLAERIPDTKLTLKKGTRIRGIVKSMSAVFARKRTDSL; encoded by the exons ATGGTATGGTCCCCGCGGATCCCCTGGGTGCTGTGGGAAGCGGTCGCAGAGCCGCTGGGACCGCCGGCGAGGGACAGCCCTGCTAGACATGGGTCTGCGGCTCCCGCTGCGCCGGAGTGCCAGCTTCACCCCAGACCATCCTGCCCTCCTGGAGGTGCCTGGCCCCGCTGCCCTGAAAATGGAAGCAAACGTGCTCGTCATGGGAGCGGACAACGTGGGGAAGTCAG GCGTTTTATCGGGGAATACGGAGACATGG AATTCATCTACAGCCATAACCTCACTGTGGATGGCCGAGAGATTCTCTTCCACATCTGGGATGTCCCGTATTCGCAG gACCAGGCAGATGAGGGCTCCTCAGAGGAGAAGCGAATCCAGTGGGCGGATAGCTTTGTCCTGGTCTACAGCATCTGTGACCGTGCCAGCTTCAATATCCTGCCCCTCAAAGTCCAGTTCATCAAGGCGGCCAAGGAGGGTCTGAGCCAGGAGAAGGTGCCCATTGTCATCGTGGGCAACAAACGGGACCTACACCACCAAAGGGTGGTGTCTAGCGAGGAGGGCCGGCTCCTGGCCCTCTCTTTGGACTGTGGTTTCTATGAGGTCTCGGCCGCCGAGGCCTATCACGGGGCTCTCATGGTCTTCCATGGGCTGGCTGAGCGTATCCCTGACACCAAACTGACGCTGAAAAAGGGTACCAGGATCCGTGGCATCGTCAAGAGCATGTCAGCTGTGTTTGCCCGTAAAAGAACAGACTCTCTCTGA
- the LOC104148394 gene encoding ras-related and estrogen-regulated growth inhibitor-like protein isoform X3: protein MGLRLPLRRSASFTPDHPALLEVPGPAALKMEANVLVMGADNVGKSALTVRFLTRRFIGEYGDMEFIYSHNLTVDGREILFHIWDVPYSQDQADEGSSEEKRIQWADSFVLVYSICDRASFNILPLKVQFIKAAKEGLSQEKVPIVIVGNKRDLHHQRVVSSEEGRLLALSLDCGFYEVSAAEAYHGALMVFHGLAERIPDTKLTLKKGTRIRGIVKSMSAVFARKRTDSL from the exons ATGGGTCTGCGGCTCCCGCTGCGCCGGAGTGCCAGCTTCACCCCAGACCATCCTGCCCTCCTGGAGGTGCCTGGCCCCGCTGCCCTGAAAATGGAAGCAAACGTGCTCGTCATGGGAGCGGACAACGTGGGGAAGTCAG CTTTGACTGTGCGTTTCCTCACCAGGCGTTTTATCGGGGAATACGGAGACATGG AATTCATCTACAGCCATAACCTCACTGTGGATGGCCGAGAGATTCTCTTCCACATCTGGGATGTCCCGTATTCGCAG gACCAGGCAGATGAGGGCTCCTCAGAGGAGAAGCGAATCCAGTGGGCGGATAGCTTTGTCCTGGTCTACAGCATCTGTGACCGTGCCAGCTTCAATATCCTGCCCCTCAAAGTCCAGTTCATCAAGGCGGCCAAGGAGGGTCTGAGCCAGGAGAAGGTGCCCATTGTCATCGTGGGCAACAAACGGGACCTACACCACCAAAGGGTGGTGTCTAGCGAGGAGGGCCGGCTCCTGGCCCTCTCTTTGGACTGTGGTTTCTATGAGGTCTCGGCCGCCGAGGCCTATCACGGGGCTCTCATGGTCTTCCATGGGCTGGCTGAGCGTATCCCTGACACCAAACTGACGCTGAAAAAGGGTACCAGGATCCGTGGCATCGTCAAGAGCATGTCAGCTGTGTTTGCCCGTAAAAGAACAGACTCTCTCTGA
- the LOC104148394 gene encoding ras-related and estrogen-regulated growth inhibitor-like protein isoform X1 yields the protein MRRSVLCPSSVCRAADVWKETQGRKTRGRSCRRAFTAGMVPDCGQGLSSLCSEPKYKSLRLRVICVILILLFAALTVRFLTRRFIGEYGDMEFIYSHNLTVDGREILFHIWDVPYSQDQADEGSSEEKRIQWADSFVLVYSICDRASFNILPLKVQFIKAAKEGLSQEKVPIVIVGNKRDLHHQRVVSSEEGRLLALSLDCGFYEVSAAEAYHGALMVFHGLAERIPDTKLTLKKGTRIRGIVKSMSAVFARKRTDSL from the exons ATGCGCCGGTCTGTGCTCTGCCCCTcctctgtttgcagagctgctgaTGTCTGGAAGGAAACGCAAGGGAGAAAAACCAGAGGCCGTTCCTGTCGGCGGGCGTTTACGGCGGGGATGGTGCCTGACTGTGGTCAGGGGCTGAGCTCACTTTGCTCGGAACCAAAATACAAATCCTTAAGGCTTAGGGTTATTTGTGTGATTCTTATTCTCCTCTTCGCAGCTTTGACTGTGCGTTTCCTCACCAGGCGTTTTATCGGGGAATACGGAGACATGG AATTCATCTACAGCCATAACCTCACTGTGGATGGCCGAGAGATTCTCTTCCACATCTGGGATGTCCCGTATTCGCAG gACCAGGCAGATGAGGGCTCCTCAGAGGAGAAGCGAATCCAGTGGGCGGATAGCTTTGTCCTGGTCTACAGCATCTGTGACCGTGCCAGCTTCAATATCCTGCCCCTCAAAGTCCAGTTCATCAAGGCGGCCAAGGAGGGTCTGAGCCAGGAGAAGGTGCCCATTGTCATCGTGGGCAACAAACGGGACCTACACCACCAAAGGGTGGTGTCTAGCGAGGAGGGCCGGCTCCTGGCCCTCTCTTTGGACTGTGGTTTCTATGAGGTCTCGGCCGCCGAGGCCTATCACGGGGCTCTCATGGTCTTCCATGGGCTGGCTGAGCGTATCCCTGACACCAAACTGACGCTGAAAAAGGGTACCAGGATCCGTGGCATCGTCAAGAGCATGTCAGCTGTGTTTGCCCGTAAAAGAACAGACTCTCTCTGA